Proteins encoded in a region of the Trichosurus vulpecula isolate mTriVul1 chromosome 9, mTriVul1.pri, whole genome shotgun sequence genome:
- the LOC118832204 gene encoding cathelicidin antimicrobial peptide-like has protein sequence MASFRIVLPLLLLGLIKVKATNNQGLTYFDALTIAVTYFNEETNETNSFWLTAAEPQPHWNNTSREPHYLSFTAKETDCRTTENITPITCAFKKNGAIRAKRGVPTLLKNILKAIVKEAVKTGVSKVLKKKH, from the exons ATGGCAAGCTTCAGAATTGTGCTTCCTCTGCTCCTTTTGGGGCTGATTAAGGTTAAAGCTACTAACAACCAAGGACTGACTTATTTCGATGCCCTGACAATTGCTGTCACCTATTTCAATGAAGAAACTAATGAGACAAATTCCTTCTGGTTAACAGCAGCTGAGCCCCAGCCTCACTGG AATAACACGTCCAGAGAGCCCCACTACCTGAGTTTCACTGCGAAAGAGACCGACTGCCGGACAACAGAAAACATCACCCCTATCACATGTGCCTTCAAAAAGAATGGG GCGATCCGAGCCAAAAGAGGGGTCCCTACATTACTGAAGAATATCCTCAAAGCAATTGTAAAGGAGGCAGTTAAAACAGGTGTTTCTAAAGTTCTCAAAAAGAAGCATTAA